The following coding sequences are from one Novosphingobium sp. KACC 22771 window:
- a CDS encoding cell wall hydrolase produces the protein MKNPRASLAFDALFSAPPARDEGRPDHTTRRRRDDGMKINALRHAEMRRATMQRLLAVACALLAMLAVQAWRGQGTGAMALAATTAHEEADPVDGQSSTAPMPFEQPGDSWPGAAYYYVSREVEQPAQPTGWRGALAAMAPGLHWDGGAAAKSDDEAPLPGSGPAARALSGLANAVDRERALSCLTAAVYYEAASEPDDGQRAVAQVVLNRMAHPAYPKSVCGVVFQGSERATGCQFTFTCDGALMRKPSRYFWSRAEAVARAALGGYVYAPVGLATHYHTFAVHPYWADSLNFIGQIGAHRFYRMHGPAGDSGAFRFVHAISEPLPVPHQRVAFANRELVDDPIAIERAYAAKLAPGFGSAPRGGIATAAPAAAPQYTAEALRHGGDSAYRAANLPGSDNIRPEYQNSGRWISDPE, from the coding sequence ATGAAAAACCCGCGTGCCTCCCTTGCGTTCGACGCCCTGTTTTCCGCCCCGCCCGCGCGCGATGAAGGGCGGCCGGATCATACGACGCGGCGGCGCCGGGATGATGGCATGAAGATCAATGCCTTGCGCCACGCCGAAATGCGCCGCGCGACGATGCAGCGTTTGCTGGCGGTGGCCTGCGCCTTGCTGGCGATGCTGGCGGTGCAGGCGTGGCGCGGACAGGGCACCGGCGCGATGGCGCTGGCCGCCACCACCGCGCATGAGGAGGCCGATCCGGTCGATGGCCAGAGCAGCACGGCCCCGATGCCCTTTGAACAACCGGGCGACAGTTGGCCGGGCGCGGCCTATTATTATGTCAGCCGCGAGGTCGAGCAACCCGCCCAGCCGACCGGCTGGCGCGGAGCACTGGCCGCGATGGCGCCGGGGCTGCATTGGGATGGCGGCGCGGCGGCAAAGAGCGATGATGAAGCCCCCCTGCCCGGATCTGGCCCTGCGGCGCGGGCGCTTTCGGGGTTGGCCAATGCGGTGGACCGGGAACGTGCGCTTTCATGCCTGACAGCGGCGGTCTATTACGAGGCCGCGAGCGAACCCGATGACGGCCAGCGCGCCGTGGCGCAGGTCGTGCTCAACCGTATGGCCCACCCCGCCTATCCCAAGAGCGTATGCGGCGTGGTGTTTCAGGGTTCGGAACGCGCCACCGGGTGCCAGTTCACCTTTACCTGCGACGGGGCGCTGATGCGCAAGCCAAGCCGCTACTTCTGGAGCCGCGCCGAAGCCGTCGCGCGGGCCGCGCTGGGCGGCTATGTCTATGCGCCCGTCGGCCTTGCCACGCATTATCATACATTTGCCGTCCATCCCTACTGGGCCGACAGCCTGAACTTTATCGGCCAGATCGGCGCGCATCGATTTTATCGCATGCATGGCCCGGCCGGCGATTCCGGCGCCTTCCGCTTTGTGCACGCGATCAGCGAGCCCCTGCCCGTGCCGCATCAACGCGTGGCTTTTGCAAATCGCGAACTGGTGGATGACCCCATCGCCATCGAGCGCGCCTATGCCGCCAAATTGGCGCCCGGCTTTGGCTCTGCTCCGCGTGGAGGCATCGCAACCGCCGCGCCCGCCGCCGCGCCGCAATATACCGCCGAGGCGCTTCGCCATGGCGGCGACAGTGCCTATCGCGCCGCCAATCTGCCCGGCAGCGATAACATCCGCCCCGAATATCAGAACAGCGGGCGCTGGATCAGCGATCCGGAATAA